In Geminocystis sp. NIES-3708, a single window of DNA contains:
- the ubiE gene encoding bifunctional demethylmenaquinone methyltransferase/2-methoxy-6-polyprenyl-1,4-benzoquinol methylase UbiE, which yields MNSSPNSQDIQNLFNDIAPVYDQMNDWLSFGFHRIWKLMTVKWSHPQTRETALDLCCGTGDLTFLMAKQLQKGKVIGVDFSSELLAEARKKQKTKSFNSEIEWLEADVLNLPFENNSFDCGTMGYGLRNVTDIPACLLEIRRVLKPNAKMAILDFHKPTEDWIANSQKWYLDNVVVRIADFLGASSEYAYIYPSLERFPNGETQIQLGLNAGFSQAVHYPLFGGIMGVLVLTK from the coding sequence ATGAATTCTTCTCCTAATTCTCAAGATATTCAAAATCTTTTTAATGACATTGCACCAGTTTATGATCAAATGAATGATTGGTTGAGTTTTGGTTTTCATCGTATTTGGAAATTAATGACGGTAAAATGGAGTCATCCACAAACGAGGGAAACTGCTTTAGATTTATGTTGTGGTACTGGAGATTTAACTTTTTTAATGGCAAAGCAACTACAAAAAGGAAAGGTTATCGGAGTCGATTTTTCATCAGAGTTATTAGCAGAAGCAAGAAAAAAGCAAAAAACTAAGTCTTTTAATAGTGAAATTGAGTGGTTAGAAGCAGATGTGTTAAATTTACCATTTGAGAATAATTCTTTTGATTGTGGAACAATGGGTTATGGTTTAAGAAATGTTACTGATATTCCTGCTTGTTTACTTGAGATTCGACGGGTGTTAAAACCTAACGCAAAAATGGCTATTTTAGATTTTCATAAACCAACAGAAGATTGGATTGCTAATAGTCAGAAATGGTATTTGGATAACGTAGTGGTGAGAATTGCCGATTTTTTGGGGGCTTCTTCGGAATATGCTTATATTTACCCTAGTTTAGAGCGCTTTCCTAACGGTGAAACTCAAATTCAACTAGGTTTAAATGCTGGTTTTTCTCAAGCAGTTCATTACCCTTTATTTGGTGGTATAATGGGAGTCTTGGTATTAACTAAATAG
- a CDS encoding (2Fe-2S) ferredoxin domain-containing protein — protein sequence MKISPKLLVICKGKSCSKDGANKLLNIIKKYESEEFIVTTQYCFGKCGNGPIIFILPEEKLYENVTEKQILPMINKP from the coding sequence ATGAAAATCTCACCAAAATTACTGGTTATTTGTAAAGGTAAATCTTGTTCTAAAGATGGTGCAAATAAATTATTAAACATCATCAAAAAATACGAATCCGAGGAATTTATCGTTACCACTCAATATTGTTTTGGGAAATGTGGCAACGGACCAATTATTTTCATTTTACCTGAAGAAAAACTTTATGAGAACGTAACAGAGAAACAAATTTTGCCAATGATAAATAAACCGTAA
- the speD gene encoding adenosylmethionine decarboxylase — translation MNKVGTHLVVDAWQAPADLLNDPERIRQGLLDAIKAGKATLIDMCVHQFSPHGVTATVTLAESHIAIHTWPEYGYFAADLFFCGAGQPKEAMKVLQVALEAKQATMREIDRGFPEAFVNQHTTTMKEEYIPTLQGVA, via the coding sequence ATGAACAAAGTGGGTACACATTTAGTGGTAGATGCTTGGCAAGCACCAGCAGATCTTTTGAATGATCCAGAAAGAATCCGTCAAGGCTTGTTAGATGCTATTAAGGCTGGAAAGGCGACTTTAATAGACATGTGTGTACACCAATTTAGTCCCCATGGGGTAACAGCTACCGTTACTTTGGCGGAATCTCACATTGCAATTCATACTTGGCCTGAATATGGTTATTTTGCCGCAGATTTATTTTTCTGTGGTGCTGGACAACCTAAAGAAGCCATGAAAGTATTACAAGTTGCACTCGAAGCTAAACAGGCAACCATGAGAGAAATCGATCGAGGTTTTCCTGAAGCGTTTGTAAATCAACATACTACTACCATGAAAGAGGAGTATATTCCTACTTTACAAGGTGTGGCTTAG
- the moeB gene encoding molybdopterin-synthase adenylyltransferase MoeB: MLNPNLEAIELNKEEYERYARHIILPEVGLEGQKRIKAASVLCIGTGGLGSPLILYLAASGIGRIGIVDFDIVDTSNLQRQIIHGTSWVGKPKIESAKHRILDINPACQVDLYETRLSAENALSILEPYDIIIDGTDNFPTRYLVNDACVLLNKPNVYGSIFRFEGQATVFNYEGGPNYRDLYPEPPPPGMVPSCAEGGVLGVLPGIIGTIQATEAIKIILGANNTLSGRLLLFNAWDMKFRELKLRPNPVRPVIEKLIDYEQFCGIPQAQAQEAKAKEEFQEITVHDLKFLLDSHPHDFVLIDVRNPNEYEIAKIPNSVLIPLPDIENGEGVQKIKELIDVNGHRLIAHCKMGGRSTKALQILKQAGIEGINVKGGILAWSKEIDSSVPEY, translated from the coding sequence ATGCTCAATCCTAATTTAGAAGCGATAGAACTCAATAAAGAAGAGTACGAGCGCTATGCTAGACATATAATTTTGCCTGAAGTGGGTTTAGAAGGGCAAAAACGTATTAAAGCGGCGAGTGTACTCTGTATCGGTACAGGAGGATTAGGTTCGCCTTTGATTCTCTATTTAGCCGCCTCTGGTATTGGTAGAATCGGCATCGTTGATTTTGATATAGTAGATACCTCCAATTTACAAAGACAAATTATTCATGGTACATCATGGGTAGGTAAACCAAAAATAGAGTCTGCGAAACACCGTATTTTAGATATTAATCCCGCTTGTCAAGTCGATTTATATGAAACTCGTTTAAGTGCAGAAAATGCTCTATCAATTCTTGAACCCTACGATATAATCATTGACGGTACAGATAATTTTCCTACTCGTTATCTTGTTAACGATGCTTGTGTATTGTTAAACAAACCTAATGTTTACGGCTCAATCTTCCGCTTTGAAGGACAAGCAACCGTTTTCAATTATGAAGGTGGTCCGAATTATCGTGACTTATATCCTGAACCACCACCACCCGGAATGGTGCCTTCTTGTGCTGAAGGTGGAGTTTTAGGAGTATTACCCGGCATCATTGGAACAATTCAAGCCACAGAAGCCATTAAAATCATTTTAGGAGCAAATAATACTCTCAGTGGACGTTTATTGTTATTTAACGCTTGGGATATGAAATTTAGGGAATTAAAATTACGTCCGAATCCCGTGCGCCCTGTCATTGAAAAACTCATTGACTATGAACAATTTTGTGGAATCCCTCAAGCCCAAGCACAAGAAGCAAAAGCAAAAGAAGAATTCCAAGAAATTACTGTTCATGATTTAAAATTCTTATTGGATAGTCATCCTCATGATTTTGTTTTAATTGACGTACGTAATCCCAATGAGTATGAAATCGCCAAAATTCCTAACTCGGTTTTAATTCCTTTACCTGATATTGAAAATGGTGAAGGTGTACAAAAAATTAAAGAATTAATTGATGTTAATGGTCATCGTCTCATCGCTCATTGTAAAATGGGTGGACGCTCAACTAAGGCTTTACAAATCCTTAAACAAGCTGGAATCGAAGGCATTAACGTTAAAGGCGGCATTTTAGCATGGAGTAAAGAAATCGACTCTTCTGTGCCAGAATACTAA
- a CDS encoding DUF4327 family protein: MRNKQVLHPMVKLQQKVSSLVNSQIIQPQDNIGKIALLFGDEWKFLKSELLAFGFSMQDPVSDIIIVEKWDEE, translated from the coding sequence ATGCGGAATAAGCAAGTACTTCATCCTATGGTGAAATTGCAACAAAAAGTATCTTCCCTCGTCAATTCACAAATTATTCAGCCCCAAGATAACATCGGTAAAATTGCCTTATTATTTGGAGATGAATGGAAATTTCTCAAGTCAGAATTATTAGCCTTTGGTTTTTCGATGCAAGATCCTGTAAGTGACATAATTATAGTTGAGAAATGGGACGAGGAATAA